One region of Armigeres subalbatus isolate Guangzhou_Male chromosome 3, GZ_Asu_2, whole genome shotgun sequence genomic DNA includes:
- the LOC134224471 gene encoding putative nuclease HARBI1: MENIPKVILFAASAAQYLQSDSESESDSDFEDLFLISIQKPRTKRRRVSNFVNDVVDYYTEEEFRRNFRLKRTTADIIINRYKESEFYRTNVGKGRRNLPADEQMYAFLWFSANKNSYHEICNLFNFSESSFYKCLNNILDFLYDISKTIIRFPEVEAEKEEIATDFRSVRYKLQDCMIVVYAPNILYLSQIAGFPYVIGCIDGSYISIRKPANKIRSTYINRHDMLSITLQGICDAKRRFLDVCIGSPSRIHDSRVYSLSPISDEISAICHGRYHLLGDAAYPLREHLLTPFKDYGNLTHKERNYNLKHSQTRVKIENSFSNLKGRFRQLLRLDFFHVERMSKFVLACCTLHNMCINQNDIYDENENENDPDDALNEIPPVPIAAGSSGSQNVRNTALRRLGEVKRNEIATGLLQ; the protein is encoded by the exons ATGGAGAATATCccaaaagtgattttgtttgctGCTTCCGCCGCGCAATATTTACAATCAGATTCGGAATCAGAATCTGATTCCGATTTTGAAGATCTGTTCCTGATCTCCATACAGAAACCGAGAACGAAACGGAGGCGTGTGTCTAATTTTGTCAATGATGTAGTGGACTATTACACAGAGGAAGAG TTCCGCCGAAACTTCCGTTTAAAAAGAACCACCGCTGACATCATCATAAACAGATACAAGGAATCCGAATTTTATCGTACAAACGTCGGAAAAGGGCGAAGAAATCTGCCGGCTGATGAGCAAATGTATGCCTTTTTATG GTTTTCGGCTAACAAAAATTCATACCACGAAATCTGTAATCTGTTCAACTTTTCGGAATCATCGTTTTATAAATGCCTGAACAATATTTTAGACTTCCTCTACGACATATCTAAGACAATCATTCGTTTTCCAGAAGTTGAAGCTGAGAAAGAAGAGATTGCAACAGATTTCCGAAGTGTACGTTATAAATTGCAGGATTGTATGATTGTTGTTTATGCCCCCAATATTTTATATCTTTCACAGATTGCTGGATTTCCATATGTTATAGGGTGTATTGATGGAAGCTACATCTCCATTAGAAAGCCTGCCAACAAAATACGATCTACATACATAAATCGTCATGATATGCTCTCAATAACACTTCAGGGGATATGTGACGCAAAAAGAAGATTCCTAGATGTCTGCATAGGATCACCAAGTAGAATACACGACTCACGAGTATATTCTCTTTCACCGATCAGTGATGAGATATCTGCTATATGTCATGGCAGATACCATCTGTTGGGTGACGCTGCCTATCCCTTGCGGGAGCATTTATTAACCCCTTTCAAAGATTACGGCAATCTAACACACAAAGAGAGAAATTATAACTTGAAACACAGCCAAACCCGagtaaaaatagaaaatagcttCTCTAATTTGAAGGGCAGGTTTCGTCAGTTATTACGGCTCGATTTCTTTCATGTCGAGAGGATGAGTAAGTTTGTATTGGCTTGCTGCACTCTTCATAACATGTGTATTAATCAGAACGACATTTATGACGAGAACGAGAATGAAAACGATCCTGATGATGCACTCAATGAAATCCCACCGGTGCCAATAGCCGCCGGCTCAAGCGGTTCTCAAAACGTGAGAAATACCGCTCTTCGTCGATTAGGAGAAGTGAAAAGAAACGAAATAGCAACAGGTTTATTACAATAG
- the LOC134221475 gene encoding RNA-binding protein cabeza-like, whose amino-acid sequence MVTQEDTIFIQGMTPETTEEEIAERFGSIGVIKKDKRTMKPKIWMYKDKETGDMKGEATVTYEDANAAQSAIGWFDNSL is encoded by the coding sequence ATGGTGACCCAAGAGGATACGATCTTCATCCAGGGTATGACCCCGGAAACGACCGAGGAAGAAATTGCCGAACGTTTCGGCTCGATTGGCGTAATTAAGAAAGACAAACGCACCATGAAGCCGAAGATCTGGATGTACAAAGATAAGGAAACCGGCGACATGAAGGGCGAAGCCACCGTTACTTATGAGGACGCAAATGCTGCCCAATCCGCCATCGGGTGGTTTGACAACAGTCTATAA